In Crassostrea angulata isolate pt1a10 chromosome 6, ASM2561291v2, whole genome shotgun sequence, a genomic segment contains:
- the LOC128190042 gene encoding uncharacterized protein LOC128190042 produces MPGKKKGKSKKGKSKKSSSKSLKENASPADPIAPAYVPPAPKPGESLVKLLTSNPVDEKEVHGYKMSNRILKNLTSQEIRDLLVVFELFDSNNDGYITSAELRRAMRALGFKCSREDAKQMIADVNLKGKSQIEFTEFLEVVIDRQGDSRDMYDEILKGFSMFDFDKSGSISLDNLKMACEEAGIKFTQKELEEMIEEADINGDGRVDQSEFIRIMLQTNLF; encoded by the exons ATGCCGGGCAAGAAGAAGGGTAAATCGAAGAAAGGAAAGAGCAAGAAGAGTAGCAGCAAATCTTTAAAGGAGAATGCGTCTCCCGCCGACCCAATAGCGCCCGCCTATGTCCCTCCTGCTCCTAAGCCAGGCGAAAGT cttGTTAAACTATTGACATCAAATCCAGTTGACGAAAAAGAAGTTCATGgatataaaatgtcaaataGAATATTAAAGAACCTGACATCACAGGAAATCAGAGATTTATTGGTTGTGTTTGAACTGTTTGATTCAAACAATGATGG GTATATTACCTCTGCTGAACTTCGGCGTGCAATGAGAGCTCTAGGTTTTAAATGCAGCAGAGAGGATGCCAAACAAATGATTGCTGATGTCAACTTGAAGGGCAAAAG tcAAATAGAATTTACAGAATTTCTGGAAGTGGTCATTGACAGACAGGGAGACTCCAGAGACATGTATGATGAAATCCTCAAAGGATTCAGCATGTTTGACTTTG ATAAATCAGGTTCAATATCATTAGACAATTTGAAAATGGCTTGTGAAGAAGCGggaataaaatttacacagaaGGAACTAGAGGAAATGATTGAAGAAGCTGACATTAATGGCGATGGTCGGGTGGACCAATCAGAATTCATTCGTATTATGCTCCAAACAAACCTTTTCTAA
- the LOC128190039 gene encoding OTU domain-containing protein 3-like: MSARRIQKVRNSDPKMTRIQHNRYDAVTRKREERAVREQYKRERKIDSYLADDENFPNFSAQLGKLGLQLRDIPGDGNCLFRALGDQMEGHGRNHFKYRFDVVTYMSDNRGDFEPFVEDDVPFDKHLSNLRKLGTYAGNDAIVAFARFHQVNVVIHQLNAPFLLIQGQQSSPFQVRQIHIAYHNGDHYSSVRKIHDNTESPASIKIKVGQESEGKGDKGSKKTNGHVTGGMVSAVRDEASIEEEVMLATGCMDVDQIREVLTDSGYDVELAIVTLLQIMELKENGIEDSASLNSHLTSTDSGVWSEAPQGSGESASLQKGATHVRENSYGGSSGYGSLSSFPGGARPKLPPQIKPETAKEKRENKKLEKKKRAEERHKMRIQGKTPQLPVSEEESAVTVISKDIGMMKI, from the exons ATGTCTGCTCGGAGGATTCAAAAAGTTCGTAACAGTGATCCTAAAATGACGAGAATACAGCACAATAGATATGATGCTGTGACAAGGAAGCGCGAGGAGAGAGCCGTGAGGGAACAGTACAAACGGGAGCGCAAGATAGACTCCTATTTGGCTGATGATGAAAACTTTCCAAATTTTTCAGCACAACTTGGTAAACTTGGATTACAACTTCGAGACATTCCAGGTGATGG GAATTGTTTGTTTCGAGCCCTTGGGGACCAGATGGAGGGACATGGCCGCAATCATTTCAAGTACAGATTTGACGTAGTCACGTATATGTCAGACAATCGGGGAGACTTTGAACCATTTGTAGAGGATGATGTTCcctttgataaacatt TGTCCAATCTACGTAAGCTGGGCACCTATGCAGGAAACGATGCCATTGTGGCCTTCGCTCGTTTTCATCAAGTTAATGTTGTGATTCACCAGCTGAATGCTCCCTTTCTACTG ATTCAGGGACAACAGAGCAGTCCCTTCCAGGTCAGACAGATTCACATAGCTTACCACAATGGTGACCATTACTCCAGTGTCCGCAAAATCCATGACAACACTGAGTCCCCCGCCAGTATTAAAATCAAG GTTGGTCAGGAGTCTGAGGGAAAAGGTGATAAGGGAAGTAAGAAGACCAATGGTCATGTGACAGGGGGCATGGTATCAGCTGTCCGAGACGAGGCGAGCATAGAGGAGGAGGTGATGCTGGCCACTGGTTGTATG GACGTGGATCAGATTCGTGAAGTATTGACAGATTCTGGGTATGATGTTGAGCTGGCTATTGTAACCCTCTTACAGATCATGGAGCTTAAAGAAAATG GTATTGAGGACTCAGCTTCCCTGAATTCTCATTTGACCTCCACAGACAGTGGGGTGTGGTCTGAGGCCCCTCAGGGATCAGGGGAGTCAGCCTCTCTCCAGAAAGGGGCCACCCACGTACGGGAGAACAGCTACGGGGGAAGCTCTGGGTATGGGTCACTGAGCAGCTTCCCCGGTGGAGCAAGACCAAAACTACCTCCTCAG ATAAAACCTGAGACCGccaaagaaaaaagagaaaataagaaattgGAAAAGAAGAAGAGAGCTGAAGAAAGGCATAAGATGAGGATACAAGGGAAGACTCCTCAACTTCCTGTCAGCGAAGAGGAAAGTGCTGTCACTGTCATCTCCAAAGACATCGGCATGATGAAGATTTGA